DNA from Thermococcus sp. CX2:
AAACTTTATCCGCTCCGCTTTTGATTATCTCTCTTATCTCTTCGACGCTCTTTATCCCCCCTCCGACGGTGAAGGGGACGTATATTTCCTCCGCTATCCGCTTAACGAGGTCGAGCAGGATTTTCCTCTTCTCAAACGATGCCGTGATGTCGAGGAAGACTATCTCATCTATCCCTTCTTCCTCGTATCTCCTGGCGAGCTCTATTGGGTCGCCAGCGTCTCTGATGTTCTGGAACTTTATCCCCTTGACGACTCTCCCCTCTTTTATGTCAAGAGCAGCGATAATCCTTTTGGCTAACATTTCAGAACCTCCAGAAGCTCTTTCAGGCTAACCTCACTCTCGTAGAGGGCTTTTCCGACTATGGCTCCAGAGAAGCCGACCTCCCTCAGCTTGAGCACATCATCCACGCTCGAAACTCCCCCGGCGTAGATGAACTCCTCATCCTTCCAAAACCGCTCTATGCTTTCTATCCCCGTCAGCGTGCCGTCTCTCTCGATTGCGGTGTAGATGAACCTGTCCACGTACTCCCTGAGCATCTCGTAGGCTTCCCCGACCTTAAGCGAGCTCTCCTCGAGCCATCCCTTAACCGCTATCTTCCCACCCCTCGCATCGAGGCTGACTGTTATTCCGTTGAAGTCGCCGGTTATCCTCTCCAGGAACTCGAGGTCGAAGGCCTTCGTGCCGATTATGACGTTCTCGGCGCCGATTTCGTATGCTTTTGCTATGCTCTCATAGGAGCGGAAGCCCCCTCCGACCTGGACTTTAAGCCCTGTTTCCTCTATTATCTTCTTCACAACGTCAAGGTTCTGTGGCTTCCCTGTGAAAGCCCCGTCTAAGTCCACGACGTGGATTTTATCAACGAGCTCCGCAAATCTGCTTGCTATCTCCACAGGATCACCGTAGACCTTCACTTTCTCCTTCTGCCCCTTGTAGAGGCGCACGGCTTTTCCGCCCATGAGGTCAATGGCTGGATAAATTCTCATCTCACAACCTCCTGAAGTTTGCTAAAAGTCTCAACCCGTTTCTGCTCGACTTTTCAGGGTGGAACTGCACCGCGAAGACGTTGTCCCTGCAGACTGCCGAGGTAAAGACGACCTCGTTCCCCTTGGACTTGTAATCGGTAACTCCGGCGATTATGCCCTCATCTGCCGGCTGGGCGTAGTAGGAGTGGACAAAGTAGAAGTAAGCTCCGTCCTTTATGCCCTCAAAGAGCTTGCATTCTTTTTTCTGCCACACCTGGTTCCAGCCTATGTGCGGCGTTCTGACTCCTCTAAACCTCACAACGTTACCCTCGAAGACACCTAAGCCTTTACCCCTGCTTTCTTCACTCCACTCAAACAGCAATTGAAGTCCAAGGCATATCCCAAGGAACGGCTTCCCGTCGTTTATAGCATCCAAGATAACTCCCCTCAAAGGCTCAAGCTTCTCCATCACAGCTCCAAAGTTTCCAACCCCGGGCAGGACTATTTTCTCAGCTTTTTCTATTTCATAGGGGTCGCTCGTAATTACTCCTCCGAGGGCTTTCCTCACGTTGGCCAAGTTACCTATGCCGAGATCAACTATTGCAATCACCACAGCACCCCCTTTGTGCTCTCCAAACGCTCACTCTCTCTCAAAGCCTGTCTTAAAGCAATGCCGAGTCCCTTAAAGGTCGCTTCGATTATGTGGTGGGCATTTATTCCAGCCAGCTGCTTCACGTGGATTGTTGCATTCAGCGTCCTCGCCAGCGCCCAGAGGAACTCCCTGACGAGCGTAACCTCAAAGCCCTCTTCGCTCTCCTTCACGTCAAGCTCAAGGTTGAGGTAGGGCCTTGAGATGTCCACGGCTACCAGAACCAATGCATCGTCCATAGGCATTACGGCATTTCCGAAGCGCGCTATCTTTTTGCCCCTAATTTTCTCCCTAAGCTCCTCTCCGAGGACTATACCCAGGTCTTCCCATAGGTGGTGCCTCAAATCGTAGCTCGCCCTGATGCTGACATTCTGCTCCATGTAAAAGAATAAAGCGGTGAGGAGGTGGTCGAACACTCTGTCTCCCGTCTCTATGCCCCCCTCAACGCCAATCTCCACGGTTATGTCGGTCTCTTTCGTTTTGCGCCTCATCTTCTAACCTCCATGCTCCTTTTGTGTATCTCAAGTCCTTCAATTTCAGCCAGGCGAATTCCTAGATATCTCTCCGCCAAGAACTCCTCTCTGCTGACGTAGGCTAAGCTAATCCTCTTCATGAAGTCCATAACTGTTAAAACTCCGCTGAACTTCGCTGCTCCTCCTGTCGGAAGGACGTGGTTGACGCCGAGGAAGTAGTCAGCCGCTGGCACGGGCGTGTACTCTCCGAGGTATATCGCTCCCGCGTTGTCTATGAGGTCAACCAGTCCCATCGGGTTCTCGGTGATTATCTCCAAGTGCTCGGGAGCTATCTCGTTAGCCTTTTCGGCGCATTCCTCAAGGCTCTCACAGAGAACGACCTCGATTCCGTCCCTGCTGCAGTACTCTGCCAGCTCTCTTGAAGTCGTCAGGAGCCAGGCCTTGCTGTCCTTTCCGTGCTCAAGCTGGGAGAGTAAGTCGTAGAGGACGTATTCTTTGTTCGCGCTCTCATCGGCTATAACTGCTATCTCCGACGGTCCAGCCAAGCTGTCAATTCCCACAACACCGAAAACCTGCCTCTTTGCCTCGTTCACGAACTTGTTGCCCGGACCAAAGATTTTGTCCACTTTCTTCATTCCAATGCCGTAAGCCATTGCTCCAATCGCCTGAATCCCGCCGAGCTTGTAGACCTCTTTAATGCCGAGGAGCTTTGCCACGTAGAGGACGTAGGGGTTGATTTTGCCGTCCTTCGGGGGCGTTGTCACCGCTATCTCCTTAACGCCCGCTATCTTTGCCGGAACCCCGACCATCATGAGCGTCGAGGGCAGAGGCTTTCCTCCCGGAACGTAGATTCCTATCCTCCTAATTGGCTTGTAGATTATGCCGTAAAGCGAGGCGTTCTTCATGTAGAGCTTATCGTTCTCAAGCTGCTTCTCGTGGTAAAAGCGGATTCTCTCTATTGTACGCTTGATGATCTCCTTGTCTTTTTCTGGAATCAGCCTCTCAGCTTCTTCGAACTCCTCCTCGCTTACCAGAAATTCGCCCTCGTAGCCGTCGAACTTCCTTGAGTATTCCTTCACCGCTTCGATGCCCCTCTCCCTTATATCCCTCAAAATTCCAGCCACGTAGCTTTCCAGCTCAAAATCCATCTCTAACAACCTCCTTAAGTTTTAAAACGAGCTCGTTAATTTCCTCAAACTTCGTCTTCTGGGAGATTCTGTTCACCAAAAGCAAAGCCGAAACGTCCATAATCTTCTCTACCTCAACTAAGCCGTTAGCCCTTAACGTGTTTCCAGTCTCGACTATGTCGACGATGGCATCTGCAATCCCGATCTTTGGAGCGAGCTCAATGCTCCCGTGAAGCTTTATCACTTCAACTTCAACTCCATTCTTCTCGAAAAACTTCCTCGCGAGGTTTGGATATTTGGTGGCTATCCTGAACCCGTCCATCTCTTCAACGCTGACTGCATTTTCTTTGGGCATCGCCAGGCTCAAGCGGCACTTCCCAAAAGGCAGCTCAAGAGGAACGAGGACGTCGCTCCCCCTCTCCTCCACGACATCGCTTCCGGCTATGCCGACATCTATGCCGTGCTCTACATACACGGGCACATCAAAAGCCCTCGCAAGGAGAAGCTCATACCTGCCGTTTCTCACTATCAGTTCCCGGGTCTCTGGTGGTTTAAGCTCAACGCCTGCTTTTCTGAGGATTTCAAGCGAACCCTTGAACAATCTTCCTTTGGGCAGGACGAACCTCATTCTTCCACCTCCACCGGAATGCCGAGCTTAACAAGCTCCTTTGCAAGCTTGTACGCTTCCTTCAGCTCCCCTCTGATTCTCTTTCTGCTCTTCTCTATTTTGCCGTCAAAGAGTTTTGAGAGTGCATTTAAGTCAAAGGCGAATCCAAAGGCTTTTGTACCTTTGAAGACATACTCGCCTCCGCCGCCCAAGGGCTTGCCAATCTTTGGAGAATAGACCTCAAAGATTACATCGCTGTAGTAGGGCAGGGGTCTTATCGTGCCGAAATCTATGAAGACCCTCCTGTCGTCAAGGGCCTCGATAATTTTGTTGAGCTTTTCATATCCGCAGCTCTTTCCTCTGAAGTTGAACAGCTGCCAGAGCTCCTCCTTTTTTTCTTCACTTATAGGCAGTCTCTCGATAATTTCGAAGTTTCTCCTCGTCAGGGCTCTGAAGATCTCTGCCCTAAATTCTTCAACTCCTTCAACGGCACTTTCCCAGACTTTTAGGCTGCCGACGTCGATGTAAAAGTCCTCAATGCCGAGCGCCTCAAGGGAAGTTATAACAGTTAAAAGAACCTCGACCTGCATTTTGATGTCTTCTCCGCCGATGAACTCCACTCCAGCCTGCCATTTCCCTCTAATCCCGCCGTTCAACACTTCGCTGATATAGTAGAGCTTAAGTTTCCTAGGCTCTTTGAGGTTTGCAAGTATCTGAGATGTCAGGTCTGGCTTTATTACATAAAATCCGTTGTTGTACGCAAATTTTGTTCCTTTTCTCAGCTCCTCGCTGAACTCTTCTATCGTCGGCAAAAATATCTCTCTGTAACCCCAAAGCTCAAATGTCCGCCTTAAATATTTTGTAATATCCGCTAGCCTCTCTGATTCGGAAAACAAATCCTTCTTCACAATAACCCCTCCAAGAGCTTTTGGATGAAAATATCCCCTGCTAAATAGCGCCTAACCAAGCTAAATGCTCTAGAACAGTCAATGATGATGGCAGTAGCTCACCAGAAAAGCGGATATGTTACAGTAGCTCAACTTGGTGGATATAATTTTCGAGTTTTTGGGCACTTTTCTGTCTTTCATGTTGATCCCCCCAGTCTGAGATTGGGGAGTGTTTGTTACAGTATTTAAGCTTATCCAATGATTTTCTGTCAAGATGTCTGCAATGCGTGAGAATCTTGTCATAATATCTAAAAACTGCGCGAAGAACTTGACAGATATACCCAAAAATGACCGCCTATGAGTCTTCCGAAAATGTTAATAGACTTGAAAGCGAGGTAGATATGGTGATTTTGCATGGAGATAACCGACAAAGAGGTTTTTGAGATTGCCATAAGCTCTGAGATTAGGGCCAAGGAAGCCTACGAAAAACTCGCTTCTGTAATTAAAAGCGACATTATAAGAGACGAAATTCTCTTCCTGGCGAAGGAGGAAGACAAACACCGCGAGATAATCGAGAAAATGGCCGAGAAGTTCGAGGGCGAGAGGACTGAGCCGAAGAAGATAGAGATCGATGTTATGGCCGAGTTCAAGGTCATAGCCGAGAAGATGGCCGAAGTCATCAAGAAGCCCGATGCCAACATCGATGAGATTTACGAGATAGCTATGCAGGCTGAACTCGTCAGCGAGAAGCTCTACAAGGAGCTCGCAGGCTACGCTGCCACCGAGAAGACCAGGCTCATCCTCGAGATGCTCGCAGATATGGAGAGGAACCACTACAACATCCTCAGGAAGCAGTACGACTACATAATGCGCTATCCTGAGCTCTACAAGGAGGAGTTCTACGACCAGCTCATGAAGGACATCAACTTCAACTTCTGAGCCCCGTTCACGTCACTCCATATAGCATAAGCCCAGGATACTGTAGATACTATACTTTACCTAAATTCTTAGCTTTTTTGATCTTATTAAAAATGCTCCACCCAGCATGGGCATGCAAAGCAAAGGTAGACAAGGCCGAAATTTTATTAACGAATTATCCTTTTTATGTAACACTATGTGCCAAATATATGGGCATATTTTTAGCAATGTCCTGCAATTTGGGCACAAACTGTGTATAACTGTGATACTGGGGAAAAAGTTTATATATGTAGAAAAACTGATTATTTTAGGTGAACCTAATGAAGAGAACTTTGTTGGGTTTGATTTTTGTTTTTGTGGTTTTTCTGAGCGGATGCATAGGCGGTGAGAGTACTTCAACAACATCTTCCTCAGTTTCTACGGCGACAACTCTAAGTGAGTGGAAAGCAGACGGCGTTATCGGGGAAAACGAATACTCCCATAAGCTCTCACTTGCCGATGGCAAGTTTGTTGTACACTGGAGGAACGATGGGGAGTACCTCTACGTGGCCCTCAAGGGGCAGACGACGGGTTGGGTGGCAATAGGGTTTGAGCCGAGCGTTGCAATGAAGGATGCCGACATGATCTTCGGCTGGGTGCAGGATGGTCAGATCGTGGTCATAGACGCGTACTCGACGGGGACCTATGGGCCTCACCCTCCTGATGGGGAGCTGGGCGGAACGAACGATATTCTGGCCTTCGCTGGAAAAGAGGAGAACGGCTACACCGTTATAGAGTTCAAGAGAAAGCTTGATACGGGCGATCAGTATGACAATGCCTTCAAGCCGGGGCAGAAGATAAACTTTATTTTTGCGATGGCGGACAGCGACAGCTTTACCCAAAAGCACAACATAGCCAGGGGAAATGGTGAACTCACGCTGGATGAGATCTGATAATGACTATACCTCCAAGATGGTGATTCCAATGGAGCCATTCCAGATACATGCCATAATCCAGATTTCAGCACTGCTGAGCGCTCTCATTGGAATACGCTACGCAAAAAGCCACAACCTAAAGATGCACCATACCTTCATCTACACTACCGTTATCCTGCTAACCATCGGCATCGGCTACATGCTCTACACAACCAGAGCCCTCTCTCCACACGGAGCGCTCGGACTCTTCGTTTACCTCTACCTCCTCCTCACGGCCTTAAGCGGCAGGGCTTTTTTGGCAAGAAAAATTACAAGGAATCGGCACAAGCGTTTGGCCATGATTGCGGTGCTTCTATTAACCCTCCAAATCCTACTGGCAGTTTACAGCTTCCTTCTCTGACCTTTATATTTCAGCACCACGAACTCCTTGTAGTCCATCACCTTTTCGAAGCCCTTCCTGAGGTAGTAGGAGTAAGCTTCTAGGTTGGGGAAGGTTATCACATAGGCGTCTTTTCCAAGCTCTCCTAGGCGGTTTATTGCAAATTCCAGCAGCCTTGAACCGTAGCCCTTACCTTTGTAGGTAGGATCAACCATGAAGAACTCTATGAGGCCCGTTCTCTCGCTCTTAATCTCCTCTGGTACCCACCAGACGTCTTTGCCCTCCAGGTTGTAGACGAGGGCGACCGTTCCAATTACTCTCCCATCTTTCCTTCCGACGTAGAGCTCGTCGAACTCTTCTCCCAGCCGAAACTCGAGGAATGGCTCGTAGACTTTTTTGAAGCCCTCGAAATCGTCAATACTCGGCTTGTTTTCGACCCATTCAAGGGCTGGATAGGCCCCTCCGGTAGACTGATACACACTGAAAACAAAGCTCATCAGTTCGTCTTTAATTGATAGGGGATTTTCTACTCTGACAATCTCCATTTTTATCCCCAAAAGAGTTAATAGCTCTGGGCTCTAAATATTTATTGGTGGTAGCATGGACGAGCTTGAGGCACTTGCTCTTGCCCTTGAAGTTGAGAAGGTCGAGCTGGAGTTCTACCTTGAAATGGCGAGAAATGCAAAAGAGGAGCGAGCAAGGAAGATGTTCCTGTTTCTGGCTGGAGAAGAAGCCGGACACTGGGATATATTTGAAGAAAAATTCGCTGAAAAGCTCGTAGAAAAATGCAAGCTTCCGGCGGTTGATAAAGATACTTTAGAAAAGCTGACGCCGAAGTATGAAGGCGAGCTCAGTGAGGTCAAAGCCGTTGAGATTGGTATGGAGCAGGAAAAGCTCACATGGGAGTTTTACGAGAAGGCCGCTGAGGAAGCCAAGGACGAGAACGTGAGGAGGATCTTCCGTGAGCTGGCTAAGGTTGAGAAAGCTCATTACGAGCTTTTAAAGGCCCAGTATGATGCCGTCATGAAGACCGGGATATGGATGGATTATCAGGACTTCAGCCTAGAGGTGGATTAGTCGAGAAGAACATTAACAGCTTTGTACTTCTTCCTGTCTTGGGCAAGATCAACTGATATGTTGAACATGAAGCATGGTTCGAGAAGCTTTTAATCGGAAATAAAGCGGGCATTTCAGAAAGGAAACCCGGAGAAGGCCCATACGTTTCGGAGTTTTTGAAATGAGGTTTTAGAAAACGTTATCAAGATATAGATCAAAACATAGTTTGGTGATGTGAATGTTGGGAATGAACCCGATTTCCATAAACAAAGAGAAACTGTCCAAAAGGGAAATCGCCCAGGCCCTTCGATGGGCCATAATGGCCGAGCTCGATGCCATCAACTTCTACGAGCAGTTCGCGGAGCTTATTGATGACGAGGCTGTAAAGCACACCTTCTTGGATGTGGCCAACGAGGAGAAGGAGCACGTGGGTGAGTTTTTAGCTCTACTCCTCAAGCTCGACCCTGAGCTGGGCAAGTATATGAAGAGGGGCTTTGAGGAAGTCGAGGAGGAGACTGGCATAAAGGTCGAGCTCTGACCTTTCCTTTTATTGCCCCTGTCAGGGCGCTAGCTGTCTGGTGTGGGTAGGTGTACACGGAACGTTAAACTCAAGGCCCGACGTTCATCATCTGGGAATACATTGTCCAGTCTAGGAGGAGTTCGTATTCGGCTTTGAGCGTGTAGTAGTGGCCTCTTTCCATGTTGGAGAGATAGCGCATCAGCCTTTTCTTCTCTTCAGTGTCCACCATGTCCTCAAGCCTGCCGTAGAACTCCGCGGCTATCTCCTCGGCCTTCATGGCCCAGCGTACAAGATCTATGATGTCCTCGACCTTATGAAGCTCCCGGGCAACGGGCTTAAGCTCAGGACCTATGTGTTCCTTCGGGAAGACCACCTCTTCGCCCGGGAACATGTTGGCGTAGAGTTCTCTCAAAAACTTCTCGTGTTTCTCCTCCTCTCTCGCGAGCCACTTCACCTTCTCCTCAAGAGCCTCCATATCCATGTTTTCTGCCAGGCTCTTGTAGAACTTCTTCGCTCCAATCTCGGCCTTGATGGCCATTCCGAGGAGCTCCTGAAGCGAGAACTCCCCGGCCTTTTCGAGGGGAAGCCCCTCATCAAGTTCAGGTGGAACCACAAATCATCCCTCCGCAAGCAACAGTCCAAGTTCGTTATAGACCTTTATTTTATTAAAGCCTTCCTCCTTGAGAATTTGAAGGATCTCGTTCAGAATCTTGTTCTGTACGTTTATCGCCAGCATCTGGCAGGCGTGACATTCTGGAGTGGAGCGGGCCATGAGGAGGAAAACGTCAACCCTATCTCCTTCAACCGTCAGGCCGTAGACCAGTCCCTCATCCACGATGTTAACGTCAGTTTCCGGATCCTTAACTTTCTTCAGAATCTCGACTACCCTTTGAACCTCTGGAGGCAGATCCTTACGCGGTCCTGATTTTGGTCTTTTCCCCGACCTCAGGAGATCAAAGAGCCCCATAGCTCAGACCTTCTCCGAGCTCAAATCTTCGATCGTATAGCCTTTCTTGTTCTCAAAAACTCCGACAGGGTTGTTCCTGAGGTCGTAGACATAGACGTTGTCGAACTTGACGAGGGCAAAGCGCTCGATGATGTCACCGATTATCTTGGAGTATGCTATCGCCGACTGGCCGGTTATGTTGTACTCGGCGTGGCTCTCGAAGTTGAGCCAGATTTTCAGGGTGTCCTCCCCGACCTCTAGGCCGGCTATGACACCTGAATCGAGGATGTCTCCCCCCGTGATCGGGTCAGTTATCTTCCTCAGCTCGTCGAGAACGGCCTTATAGTGCTCCGGCCACTCTCGATTGGGCATGTAAACCTTCATCTTCTCCACCGGTCATGAAATCAGTATGTCAGGTTAAAAGCCTTCCTGGTCAGGTCTGTCCAGTATTCCAACGGTCGGTATTACTGATGTCGCTCCTCTCGAGGTTTCTGAAGGTGAGCCACGTGAGGGCAATTCCAAGAAGAGTAATCGCCCCGCCGATTCTCATCACTAGCTGATCTAACATCTTCCCAACGCCTTACGTGTTTTTACTTTTACACTTTCTCAGTGGAAGTAGATAAAGCTTTCGAGAAGAGCTACAATGGAAAAAAGAGAAAGGATGGGGGCTGGGGCCTGAGCTTTCACTCAAGCGCGACCTCGTTTTCCCAGAGGCCGTGGATGTTGCAGTAGCTCAGGGCGTAGAGTTTGCCCTTCTTCTGGGTCCTGAGGAAGAAGATAGCCTTCGGCTCGGTGAGCGGGTCGCTGTGGTTGGTGAAGGCAACCCTGCCGACGAGAATCGGGAAGTTGCCATCCTCGGGGTGGAAGTAAAGCTCGATCCAGGCGATGTGGTGCTCGGGAGTGTTCGGGTGCGGGATTTCTTTGCCGACGCTGACCTCAACCTTGATGAGGTCGCCGTCCTTCTCGTACTCTATAACGGGCACGTGCTTTTCTCCCTTCCAGTCTCCACTCTTTATGGTTCCGCTCAGCATCTCTACCACCTCACTCTATCTTTTCAAACATGTCCTTGGGGGCGCCGCAGAGCGGGCAGACCCAGTCTTCGGGAAGGTCTTCAAACTTGGTTCCCGGCTCGATTCCGGTGTCCAGGTCGCCTTCATCCTCATCGTAGATGTATCCACAAACTATGCATTTCCACTTTGCCATTCCTATTACCTCACTCTAATGTTATTAGTCGGGCCTTATAAGGTTTGCGTTTCAAACTTGTTCATTAAGAAAAACAAAGAAATCACTCGAAGATCACAAACTTATCCCCAGGAACACCGCACACCGGGCACTTCTCGGGGATTTCATCGACGACGGTGTAGCCGCAAACGGGACAGATGTAAACCTTCTTTATCTCTATGTCCTCGCCTTTTTCGACCTTCTCTTTTGCCTTCGCGTAGAACTCAGCATGTATCTTCTCTGCCTCGAGGGCGTAGTGGGTTGTTCTGACGGCATCCTTCTCGCCCTGGAACTCGGCCGCGTTCTTGAAGACAGGGTACATCTCCTCGACCTCGTGGGTCTCCCCGTTTATGGCCTCCTGCAGGTTCTCGGGAGTCTTGCCCAGCTTCCCGAGGGCTATGAAGTGGTTCTTGGCATGGACAAACTCGGCATAGGCTATCGCTCTGAAGATCTTGGCTATGTTAGGATAGCCCTCCTTCTCCGCCTGCTCGGCGAAGATAAGGTACTTCATGTGGGCCATGCTTTCGCCAGCGAAGGCCTCCTCCAGAAACTTCCTAGTCATTTTCCTTTCCACAACCATACTATCACCAACAGGAGTTCTGCATTAATAGTTGGGCGGTGAGGTATATAACGATTTTCCAAACCCTGAGTTTGTACACTTTATCATTTCAGTCAATAGGCAGCCCTTCTTTGATTGCTTTTTCAACCTCCATGGCTCTCCTTACGTCTCCGAGCACAACTGCCCCAATGGGCTTTTCATCTTTGTAGAAAACTTTCGTTTTTTCATCAAGCCACCTGCCTTCTCCCCTTGTTCTTCCAATCAATGCAACGTTTAAGTCGGCGAACTTAAAGAGCGCCGAGCAGAAGGAGAAGTCGTGGCTGTTATCCTGCCCCCTGAGCAGGTTTGTGAGGATCTTTGCATGCTCCACGGCGGCTTTGGCAGTCCCGCATATCGTCCCGCTGTACTCGGCGCAGTCGCCTATTGCATAGACGTCCTTCGCGGAGGTTCTGAACCCTGCATCTATGAATATTCCACGCCCGGCGTGGATTCCGCTCCTCAAAGCCAGCTCTTTGTTGGGAACTACCCCGAAGGCGCAGACCTTAAGCCTCCCAGAGATGTATCCCCTATCGGTCTCCACACCGTTCTCATCGGCCTTCAGGAGGTTGGCCTCGAGGTGGAACTCAACTCCGACCTCCTCCAGCTTTTCCTGGAGCTTTTCGCTTAGCTCCTCGTCCAGCCTGAGGAAATTCTTGCTCCTATGAATGAGCTTGACAGAATAGCCAGCCTTGGCAACATTCCCGGCCAGCTCAAGCCCTATAAAGCCGCCGCCGATGACTGTGATTTCTCCCTCTTCCTCAAGCCTTTCCCTTATCATCTTGGCGTCGTCAAAGGTTCTTAGGGTCAGGACGTGCTCCCTCCCGGGTACGGAAGGCTCTCTTGCCCTCGCGCCAGTCGCAAGAACGAGGACGTCATAGGGAATCTCCCCTCTGCTCGTTACGAGAACCTTCCTCGCTCTGTCTATGACCTTGGCTTCAACGCCTAATCTGAGGTCTATTCCATTCCGCTCGTACCATTCGGCTGAATACGGAAAAAGGGCCTTTTCATCCACGAATCCTGCTATGTAGTGGCTCAGCATCGGCTTTGAGTAGTAAGGGAGCTCTTCTTTGTCCACTATTGTTACTTCAAAGTCCCCCGAGAGTCTCTTGGCAAGCTCAACTCCTCCGGGCCCATCGCCGACTATTACAACCCTCACGCTGTCACCTCACGACCGCGTGTGGGGCGCTAGGTAAAGTTCGAGCTGGGTGTTAAGGTGCTCGATGGGAGCGTTGACGTATTCTGGCTTGCCCTCCGTGACGTCCTCGAGATATTCAACGTGGGACTTTATGGACGCGTAGTGGGATCTCTCCTGCGCCGCCAGAAATCCGAATATGGCCCCGTGCTCTGGGAGGAGTTTTTCCAGGTGCGTGTATAGCCTCTCTGAGGTTTTTTCACTGAGCAGGGCAACTCTCATAGCCTCTACGAGGTTGGCGACAGTGTCGACCCTGATCGAGTTTTCGGCGAAGGGTATCCCTTCGGGAACGGTGTAGTCGGTATCCCCAAAGAGCGTTTCGTGCAGCCTTAGAAGAGTCTCCTTGTGGGAGTTCTCAGCTTTAGCAAGGGTCTG
Protein-coding regions in this window:
- a CDS encoding ferritin family protein — its product is MVPPELDEGLPLEKAGEFSLQELLGMAIKAEIGAKKFYKSLAENMDMEALEEKVKWLAREEEKHEKFLRELYANMFPGEEVVFPKEHIGPELKPVARELHKVEDIIDLVRWAMKAEEIAAEFYGRLEDMVDTEEKKRLMRYLSNMERGHYYTLKAEYELLLDWTMYSQMMNVGP
- a CDS encoding iron-sulfur cluster assembly protein, which codes for MGLFDLLRSGKRPKSGPRKDLPPEVQRVVEILKKVKDPETDVNIVDEGLVYGLTVEGDRVDVFLLMARSTPECHACQMLAINVQNKILNEILQILKEEGFNKIKVYNELGLLLAEG
- a CDS encoding iron-sulfur cluster assembly protein; translation: MKVYMPNREWPEHYKAVLDELRKITDPITGGDILDSGVIAGLEVGEDTLKIWLNFESHAEYNITGQSAIAYSKIIGDIIERFALVKFDNVYVYDLRNNPVGVFENKKGYTIEDLSSEKV
- a CDS encoding class II SORL domain-containing protein, giving the protein MLSGTIKSGDWKGEKHVPVIEYEKDGDLIKVEVSVGKEIPHPNTPEHHIAWIELYFHPEDGNFPILVGRVAFTNHSDPLTEPKAIFFLRTQKKGKLYALSYCNIHGLWENEVALE
- the rd gene encoding rubredoxin: MAKWKCIVCGYIYDEDEGDLDTGIEPGTKFEDLPEDWVCPLCGAPKDMFEKIE
- a CDS encoding rubrerythrin family protein gives rise to the protein MVVERKMTRKFLEEAFAGESMAHMKYLIFAEQAEKEGYPNIAKIFRAIAYAEFVHAKNHFIALGKLGKTPENLQEAINGETHEVEEMYPVFKNAAEFQGEKDAVRTTHYALEAEKIHAEFYAKAKEKVEKGEDIEIKKVYICPVCGYTVVDEIPEKCPVCGVPGDKFVIFE
- a CDS encoding FAD-dependent oxidoreductase, whose protein sequence is MRVVIVGDGPGGVELAKRLSGDFEVTIVDKEELPYYSKPMLSHYIAGFVDEKALFPYSAEWYERNGIDLRLGVEAKVIDRARKVLVTSRGEIPYDVLVLATGARAREPSVPGREHVLTLRTFDDAKMIRERLEEEGEITVIGGGFIGLELAGNVAKAGYSVKLIHRSKNFLRLDEELSEKLQEKLEEVGVEFHLEANLLKADENGVETDRGYISGRLKVCAFGVVPNKELALRSGIHAGRGIFIDAGFRTSAKDVYAIGDCAEYSGTICGTAKAAVEHAKILTNLLRGQDNSHDFSFCSALFKFADLNVALIGRTRGEGRWLDEKTKVFYKDEKPIGAVVLGDVRRAMEVEKAIKEGLPID
- a CDS encoding ferritin family protein, which gives rise to MDEILDKLVELPLREIIGYAIASEDDAKAFYERLASRTGGLLRDFFQTLAKAENSHKETLLRLHETLFGDTDYTVPEGIPFAENSIRVDTVANLVEAMRVALLSEKTSERLYTHLEKLLPEHGAIFGFLAAQERSHYASIKSHVEYLEDVTEGKPEYVNAPIEHLNTQLELYLAPHTRS